In Neobacillus endophyticus, a single window of DNA contains:
- a CDS encoding MarR family winged helix-turn-helix transcriptional regulator → MEIELNKQAVLTIRGLYFCIVEQWACINKVHGISSAQQHLLFILSTHEKPLTISEISNLGCWHLSTVSRLLQPLIRENFVTVQKCKTKYKYVSITNQGFEKLKEIAKQVFPLKEFPFDFSDIEQEEVQIFIEIGLKILKNFKGEEFLTWVKKPHFQEYQSS, encoded by the coding sequence ATGGAAATTGAGTTGAATAAACAAGCAGTTTTAACTATTCGTGGTTTGTATTTTTGCATTGTGGAACAGTGGGCATGTATTAACAAAGTACACGGTATTTCTTCAGCTCAGCAACATCTCTTATTCATTTTATCTACACATGAAAAACCACTAACAATTAGTGAGATAAGCAATTTAGGTTGTTGGCACTTATCTACAGTAAGTCGACTGTTACAACCCTTGATAAGAGAGAATTTTGTTACTGTACAAAAATGTAAAACGAAATACAAATATGTATCAATTACTAATCAAGGCTTCGAGAAGTTAAAGGAAATTGCTAAGCAAGTTTTTCCACTGAAGGAATTTCCGTTTGATTTTTCAGATATTGAACAAGAAGAAGTTCAAATATTTATTGAAATAGGGTTGAAAATATTAAAAAATTTTAAGGGTGAGGAATTTTTAACTTGGGTTAAAAAACCCCACTTCCAAGAGTATCAATCGTCCTAG